Proteins from a genomic interval of Salinivibrio kushneri:
- a CDS encoding VOC family protein yields MSIKTRANLQLVYVSDIERSVEFYQQLFQCEPVFTSPRYVAFSASEQGDALFALWTGGEQPSPSITRLSEIGIMVPTNDDVDALFDQWSNNLTIDVVQSPYDDVFGRTFVIQDPDGHLVRVAPLD; encoded by the coding sequence ATGTCTATAAAAACGCGTGCTAACCTCCAACTGGTTTATGTTTCTGATATTGAGCGTTCTGTGGAATTCTACCAACAACTCTTTCAGTGCGAGCCGGTATTTACCAGCCCCAGATATGTAGCCTTTTCAGCGTCTGAACAGGGCGATGCCTTGTTTGCATTGTGGACAGGCGGCGAGCAGCCCTCACCATCAATCACCCGACTGAGTGAAATTGGCATTATGGTACCCACCAATGATGACGTTGATGCGCTTTTTGACCAATGGTCGAACAACCTAACCATCGATGTGGTGCAGTCCCCTTATGATGATGTGTTTGGTCGAACCTTCGTGATTCAAGATCCTGATGGGCATCTGGTGCGCGTAGCGCCGCTCGATTAG
- a CDS encoding Hsp20 family protein, protein MRNFDFSPLYRTAIGFDRLFDLVENSNTNNAGGFPPYNIEQSQENQYRITMAVAGFSQDEVDITQQKNSLIVAGKKGARNQDTKFLYQGIAERDFERKFQLDDHIKVTGADMENGMLHIDLVREVPEEEKPRRIEIGSRLLENAE, encoded by the coding sequence ATGCGTAACTTTGATTTCTCTCCACTCTATCGTACTGCAATTGGTTTCGATCGTTTATTCGATCTGGTTGAAAACAGCAATACCAATAATGCGGGTGGATTTCCTCCTTACAACATAGAGCAAAGCCAAGAAAACCAATACCGCATCACCATGGCGGTAGCAGGCTTTAGCCAAGATGAGGTGGATATCACTCAGCAAAAAAATAGCCTAATCGTCGCCGGTAAAAAGGGTGCTCGTAATCAAGATACTAAGTTCTTGTACCAAGGCATTGCCGAGCGCGATTTCGAGCGCAAGTTCCAGCTCGATGATCATATTAAAGTGACAGGGGCAGACATGGAAAACGGCATGCTACATATTGATTTAGTACGCGAAGTACCAGAGGAAGAAAAGCCTCGTCGTATCGAAATCGGTAGCCGTTTGCTAGAAAACGCTGAGTAA